The following proteins are encoded in a genomic region of Notolabrus celidotus isolate fNotCel1 chromosome 19, fNotCel1.pri, whole genome shotgun sequence:
- the inip gene encoding SOSS complex subunit C — translation MAANPPGQAFPNKARVAILVELDKEKRRLLQSQSMHTPGASISLSRPSLKDFRDNAEQQHIAAQQKAALQHAHTHSTGFFITQDSSFGNLILPVIPRLSPEPES, via the exons ATGGCTGCAAATCCACCAGGACAAG CCTTTCCAAACAAGGCACGGGTGGCAATCCTTGTTGAGCTAGATAAGGAGAAGAGACGGCTGTTGCAGAGTCAATCCATGCACACTCCTGGAGCCAG CATCTCGCTGTCCAGACCGAGTCTAAAGGATTTCAGAGACaatgcagagcagcaacacatCGCTGCCCAGCAGAAAGCTGCTTTGCAG catgcccacacacactcaaccgGCTTCTTCATCACACAGGACTCCTCTTTCGGGAACCTCATCCTCCCTGTCATTCCTCGCCTGAGTCCTGAGCCTGAGTCttga